One window of the Bradyrhizobium sp. NP1 genome contains the following:
- a CDS encoding dihydrolipoamide acetyltransferase family protein — MRQFMLPDLGEGLQEAEIVTWYVNEGDHVVTDQPLVSVETDKAVVEIPSPSSGRIAHLFGAKGDLVKVGTPLVEFAEGPEQDTGTIVGELGTGEHPPVAGRPSARPAGQEPQVFPAVRALARKLDVVLELIEPTGPGGTITRADVERAAKSMSPTGPAEPLRGLRRAMAQRMTTAHAEIVPATVTDESDIDDWRQGEDVTIRLARAIAAACKTEPALNAWYSSRTGERRLMQRIDLGIAVDTGGGLIVPVLRNVAERDVSDLRAGLDRLRADAIARSIPPGELRGATITLSNFGMIGGRFANLVIVPPQVAIVGAGRISERVVAHRGQPAVRRLLPLSLTFDHRVVTGGEAARFLVALKSDLELAS, encoded by the coding sequence CGTCACCGATCAGCCACTCGTCTCGGTAGAGACCGACAAGGCGGTCGTCGAGATACCGTCGCCGTCGAGCGGACGCATCGCGCATCTGTTTGGCGCCAAGGGAGATCTCGTGAAGGTCGGCACGCCGCTCGTCGAGTTTGCCGAAGGCCCCGAGCAGGATACCGGCACAATTGTCGGCGAGCTGGGTACCGGTGAACATCCACCGGTGGCAGGACGCCCTTCCGCGCGACCGGCTGGACAGGAACCTCAAGTGTTTCCGGCGGTGCGTGCACTCGCGCGCAAGCTCGACGTCGTCCTTGAGCTCATCGAGCCCACGGGACCCGGCGGCACCATCACCCGGGCCGATGTCGAACGGGCTGCGAAGAGCATGTCCCCAACCGGACCGGCCGAACCACTGCGTGGTTTAAGGCGCGCGATGGCCCAACGCATGACGACAGCGCATGCTGAAATCGTCCCCGCCACCGTAACCGATGAATCCGACATCGACGATTGGCGGCAGGGCGAGGACGTGACAATCCGCCTGGCGCGGGCCATCGCTGCCGCATGCAAAACAGAACCCGCGCTCAATGCCTGGTACAGTTCCCGCACCGGAGAACGGCGTCTGATGCAGCGCATCGATCTCGGCATCGCCGTCGATACCGGGGGCGGCCTCATCGTTCCCGTGTTGCGCAATGTCGCCGAGCGGGATGTATCGGACTTGCGGGCCGGACTTGACCGGCTGCGGGCTGACGCAATCGCGCGCTCGATACCCCCGGGGGAACTGCGCGGCGCGACGATTACACTGTCGAACTTCGGGATGATCGGAGGTCGGTTTGCCAATCTGGTCATCGTGCCGCCGCAGGTGGCTATCGTAGGCGCCGGCCGGATCTCGGAGCGCGTAGTCGCGCATCGGGGCCAGCCCGCGGTGAGGCGCCTGCTTCCATTGTCGCTTACCTTTGACCATCGCGTCGTGACGGGTGGTGAAGCTGCGCGCTTCCTGGTCGCGCTCAAGTCAGACCTTGAACTGGCTTCGTGA
- a CDS encoding nodulation protein NfeD produces the protein MQTVKAALVAAIAVVALVVSLLPGLAEESGNLALIVSIDGAIGPASASYVKDALAKAGERRADIVILRLNTPGGLNTSMREIIADVLASPVPVVGYVAPSGAHAASAGTYILYAAHIAVMAPGTNIGAATPVQIGGPIPGLPSGTPDKEGKDKKDGERQPEPKDTMTAKATNDAVAFIRSLAELRSRNADWAEKAVREAATLSASGALQANVIDLIARDPAELLRQVDGRVVEVAGGKTQRLATRGAVIEAIDPGWISRFLAVITDPNVAFILLMVGIYGLIFEFMSPGAIAPGVVGTICLLLGLYALNLLPINFAGLALMLVGIALLAVEAFNPTVVIGLGGVVAFVLGAVMLFRIEEPGYRLSWLVIAMVAATFIGFVLVVLDSLRRARSGPVRVGAQAMRGLSAEVLDWSENEGHVFAHGERWQARGAETFKPGEVVEIANIVDLTLVVRRALAPTSEGGTS, from the coding sequence GTGCAGACCGTAAAGGCGGCCCTCGTAGCGGCGATAGCAGTCGTCGCTCTGGTTGTCTCCCTCCTTCCCGGTTTAGCGGAGGAGAGTGGCAATCTTGCACTGATTGTTTCGATCGACGGAGCGATCGGACCTGCGTCGGCGAGCTACGTGAAGGACGCTTTGGCCAAGGCAGGCGAACGACGCGCCGACATTGTCATTCTGCGTCTGAATACGCCGGGCGGCCTCAACACCAGCATGCGCGAGATCATCGCGGATGTGCTCGCTTCGCCAGTTCCTGTCGTCGGTTACGTCGCTCCCTCCGGAGCGCACGCGGCGAGCGCCGGCACCTATATTCTTTACGCGGCTCATATCGCAGTCATGGCGCCCGGCACCAACATCGGTGCCGCAACCCCGGTGCAAATTGGCGGCCCGATACCGGGTCTGCCGAGCGGCACCCCGGACAAGGAAGGCAAGGACAAGAAGGATGGCGAGCGCCAGCCCGAGCCGAAGGACACCATGACGGCAAAGGCGACAAATGACGCTGTCGCCTTCATCCGCAGCCTCGCCGAATTGCGTAGCCGAAATGCCGACTGGGCCGAGAAGGCGGTTCGTGAGGCCGCCACCCTCTCTGCCAGCGGCGCGCTGCAGGCAAATGTCATCGATCTCATCGCACGCGATCCGGCCGAATTGCTCAGGCAGGTCGATGGTCGCGTGGTCGAGGTTGCAGGTGGCAAGACGCAACGCCTGGCGACGAGAGGGGCCGTCATCGAGGCCATCGATCCCGGATGGATCTCCCGATTCCTGGCAGTCATCACCGATCCCAACGTCGCGTTTATACTCCTGATGGTTGGCATCTACGGGCTGATCTTCGAATTCATGTCCCCCGGTGCGATCGCCCCGGGCGTCGTCGGCACGATTTGCCTGCTGCTGGGCCTCTACGCCCTTAATTTGCTGCCGATCAACTTCGCCGGCCTGGCCTTGATGTTGGTCGGGATCGCACTTCTCGCCGTCGAGGCCTTCAACCCGACCGTCGTGATCGGCCTCGGAGGGGTTGTCGCCTTCGTACTGGGAGCGGTCATGCTCTTCAGGATTGAAGAACCCGGCTACCGACTGTCGTGGTTGGTCATTGCCATGGTAGCAGCGACGTTCATCGGCTTTGTTCTCGTCGTACTCGACTCGCTTCGGCGCGCTCGCAGCGGTCCAGTACGGGTCGGCGCGCAAGCCATGCGAGGCCTGTCTGCAGAGGTTCTCGATTGGTCAGAGAATGAGGGTCACGTCTTTGCGCACGGCGAGCGATGGCAAGCGCGCGGCGCCGAAACCTTCAAGCCGGGCGAGGTGGTTGAAATCGCCAACATCGTCGATCTGACGCTGGTGGTCCGGCGCGCGCTAGCCCCGACCTCCGAGGGAGGCACATCATGA
- a CDS encoding slipin family protein, with product MMLDYLTYAALAVLVIVFLFQAIRILREYERGVVFTLGRFTGVKGPGLIILIPGVQQLVKVDLRVMVQVVPPQDVISRDNVSVKVNAVLYFRIVDSERAIIKVGDYMAATSQLAQTTLRSVLGKHELDEILAERDRLNADIQEILDKQTDVWGIKVTAIEIKDVDLNETMVRAIAKQAEAERLRRAKVINAVGEQQAAEKLVEAGRILAQEPQAMQLRYFAALHDIAGERSSTVVFPLPMNLLHQLGLRSDST from the coding sequence ATGATGCTTGATTATTTGACCTATGCAGCGCTTGCGGTGCTCGTCATCGTATTTCTGTTTCAGGCCATTCGCATCCTGCGGGAATACGAGCGCGGTGTCGTCTTCACGCTCGGCCGCTTCACCGGGGTGAAGGGCCCGGGCCTCATCATCCTCATTCCAGGCGTGCAGCAACTCGTGAAGGTCGATCTCAGGGTGATGGTGCAGGTCGTGCCGCCCCAGGACGTGATTTCGCGCGACAATGTCTCGGTCAAGGTCAACGCCGTTCTCTACTTTCGCATCGTCGATTCCGAGCGCGCCATCATCAAGGTCGGCGATTACATGGCCGCGACCAGCCAGCTGGCACAAACCACGCTGCGTTCGGTGCTCGGCAAGCACGAACTCGACGAGATTCTCGCGGAACGTGACAGGCTAAACGCCGACATCCAGGAGATCCTCGACAAGCAGACCGACGTCTGGGGCATCAAGGTCACAGCGATCGAGATCAAGGATGTCGACCTCAACGAAACCATGGTACGCGCGATCGCCAAGCAGGCCGAGGCGGAACGACTCCGACGCGCTAAAGTAATCAATGCGGTCGGCGAGCAGCAGGCCGCCGAGAAACTCGTCGAGGCCGGCCGGATCCTCGCCCAGGAGCCGCAGGCGATGCAGCTACGCTATTTCGCAGCTCTGCATGACATCGCGGGCGAGCGGTCCTCGACCGTGGTCTTTCCGCTCCCGATGAATCTGCTCCACCAGCTTGGTCTGCGGAGCGATTCAACGTGA
- a CDS encoding saccharopine dehydrogenase NADP-binding domain-containing protein, which translates to MKRDLDLIVYGATGYTGRLIAEYLATSYRGDDAPSWAIAGRSTDKLQKVRADIGAPDDLPLVKADAAEPASLRSMCERAAVIITAVGPYQLHGPELVAACAATGTAYVDLCGEPAWMRRMIDAHHEEAKRTGARVVFSCGFDSIPFDLGVLTLQEKAREKFGRPARRVKARLRKVKGGMSGGTAASAQATLASAARDPALIRLLTDPFALTPGFTGPSQPSGLIPGYDPSMNAWLVPFPMAPINTKNVHRTNFLLGHPYGTDFVYDEMMVAPGLGEVARVTTETFATLVSMFGTGGLRPGAGPTREVREKGFYDILFLGELPDGRRVEAVVTGDRDPGYGSTSKMIAESALCLVRDLQGEGGIWTPGALMGPALRKRLKERAGLTFSAR; encoded by the coding sequence GTGAAGCGGGACCTCGACCTCATCGTCTATGGCGCGACGGGTTACACCGGCCGTCTCATCGCCGAATATCTGGCGACGTCCTATCGCGGCGACGATGCTCCGTCCTGGGCGATCGCGGGGCGCTCGACCGACAAGCTCCAGAAGGTGCGGGCCGACATCGGCGCACCCGACGATTTGCCTTTGGTCAAGGCGGATGCCGCTGAGCCGGCCAGCCTGCGCTCGATGTGCGAGCGGGCGGCCGTGATCATCACGGCGGTCGGGCCTTATCAGCTCCACGGTCCCGAGCTAGTGGCGGCCTGCGCGGCCACGGGCACGGCCTATGTTGATCTGTGCGGTGAACCTGCTTGGATGCGGCGCATGATTGACGCCCATCACGAAGAGGCGAAACGGACCGGCGCGCGCGTCGTCTTCTCCTGCGGCTTCGATTCCATCCCGTTCGATCTCGGCGTGCTCACGTTGCAGGAGAAGGCGCGTGAGAAATTCGGTCGCCCGGCGCGGCGAGTCAAAGCCCGCCTGCGCAAGGTGAAAGGCGGCATGTCGGGCGGCACGGCGGCGAGCGCTCAGGCGACGTTGGCCAGCGCCGCGCGCGACCCAGCCCTGATCCGGCTGCTGACCGATCCCTTCGCGTTGACGCCGGGATTCACCGGGCCGTCTCAGCCGTCGGGCCTCATCCCCGGATACGATCCGAGCATGAACGCGTGGCTTGTGCCGTTCCCAATGGCTCCCATCAACACCAAGAATGTGCACCGCACGAATTTCCTGTTGGGTCATCCGTACGGCACGGACTTCGTTTACGACGAGATGATGGTCGCGCCGGGATTGGGGGAAGTCGCTCGCGTGACGACGGAGACATTCGCCACGCTGGTTTCCATGTTTGGGACCGGCGGTCTCAGACCCGGCGCAGGCCCGACTCGGGAAGTGCGCGAGAAGGGCTTCTACGACATCCTCTTCCTTGGCGAGTTGCCGGATGGCAGACGGGTCGAGGCGGTAGTCACGGGCGACCGCGATCCGGGCTACGGCTCGACCAGCAAGATGATCGCCGAGAGCGCTCTCTGCCTTGTGCGCGACCTGCAGGGCGAGGGCGGGATATGGACCCCGGGCGCACTGATGGGACCGGCGTTGCGCAAGCGCCTGAAGGAACGCGCCGGCCTCACCTTCAGCGCGCGTTGA
- a CDS encoding NAD-glutamate dehydrogenase, producing MEDIMAWRDDKARATLIRDAAGNVQPGKSPRAFAEPLFGYTNIEDLANCDAASLALLAEQAWEHVQRRTAGSAEIRIVNPTMPDGREISVLEILNDNMPFLFDSTMAELAEQGIEVSLVAHPIIAVERDDQGKLLRFYGEALPEGAKGTRESLIHLHIARLDADADRQKLIDGLTRTLDNVRACVADWRAMRDRVEEAIKTFSSNPPPLPIDEVAEANQFLQWLCADNFTFLGVREYRFSPDSDASDDITTGEGLGILRDPDVKVLRRGTEMVVMTSEIREFMREPTLLIVVKANVSSRVHRRIRMDYVGIKLYTLDGRLEGELRVVGLFTSGAYTRSVRQIPYVRHKVSRALQRAGFDPNGHSGKALMHILEEYPRDELFQIDVDTLYNFVIEILILYERPRVRALARVDKFDRFVSILTFIPREKYDTDVRTRVGAFLSQVYKGTLAASYVSFPEGALARVHYIVGRYEGKTPVVERATLEAGISAIAATWADKLKAALTASTDGMRARMLTNRYAQAFSGGYTEVFTAEQAIIDIDTIEKLTPIRPVTISVHRDDGEDDPRRFGLKVFSDAAPLSLSYRVPVIENHGLRVVNERTYQIVPRTRQVPVWLHDMTIETSDREPIEINPELSQRLEASIMAVVGDRAESDGYNALILRTALGWREVSTIRALSRYLHQIRAPFTQDYMWETLRKNATITATLLALFQTRLDPRLASTEPERSARETALLAEIEEQLKSVASLDEDRILRRFTNLVQATIRTNLWQVGEDGHPRPVISFKFDARRIDDLPVPRPLYEIFVYSPLVEGIHLRFGKVARGGLRWSDRPQDFRTEILGLVKAQQVKNAVIVPVGAKGGFVPKRLPAPSNRDAWLAEGTEAYRIFVRSLLELTDNLDGDIVVPPESTVRHDVDDPYLVVAADKGTATFSDVANAISVEKNHWLGDAFASGGSQGYDHKKMGITARGAWEAVKRHFRELGTDIQTMPFTAVGVGDMSGDVFGNGMLLSPATKLVAAFDHRDIFIDPSPDPSISFAERKRLFDLPRSSWQDYDKSLISQGGGVFSRQLKAIPLAPEVRTLLDLDKPQATPFEVMTAILKARGDLLWFGGIGTYVRSSGETEDQVGDRANDPIRITGGDVRARVIGEGANLGVTQRGRIEAAQKGVKLNNDAIDNSAGVNTSDVEVNIKIALARLEREGRLSPVDRNSLLAAMTDEVGALVLRNNYLQTLALSLAERKGVAETGFLTRLMQSLEQRGLLSRAVEFLPDDAALTERTRRGQFLTRPELAVLLAYAKLTLYDDLLVTNVPDDPYLARELSQYFPREVQDKFPTAVEFHRLRREIIATSLANAVINRGGPACVVRLIDETDADIPTIVMAYVAVDECYGLKWLNDAIDALDTFIDGQVQLSLYAFVQDLLLSRMVWYVRNVDFTDRLEAVVARFGPAIRQIVAGLDTTLPPDLQAARAKRRQDLTDAGVPAGLASELADLDALVSAPDIVTVAERTTRPIGDAAATFFAAEANFRLDRIIAAARGVPASDYFERMAIDRAVEQIAGAERRLAADMLATGQSGQQAVETWLAAHPEATRIRRSVEEIAAGGLTLAKLTVAANLLGDLVKA from the coding sequence ATGGAGGACATTATGGCGTGGCGTGACGACAAGGCCCGGGCAACTCTGATCCGCGATGCAGCGGGTAACGTTCAGCCGGGCAAGAGCCCCCGGGCCTTTGCCGAGCCCTTGTTCGGTTACACCAATATCGAGGACCTCGCCAATTGCGATGCCGCTTCGCTTGCCCTCCTGGCGGAGCAAGCTTGGGAACACGTGCAGCGGCGCACGGCAGGCAGCGCCGAAATCCGCATCGTCAATCCGACGATGCCGGACGGGCGCGAGATTTCGGTGCTCGAAATCCTCAACGACAATATGCCCTTCCTGTTCGATTCCACCATGGCGGAGCTCGCCGAGCAGGGCATCGAAGTCAGCCTCGTCGCCCACCCGATCATCGCGGTGGAGCGCGATGACCAGGGCAAGCTGCTGCGCTTCTACGGCGAAGCACTGCCGGAGGGAGCAAAGGGCACGCGCGAAAGCCTGATTCATCTCCACATCGCCCGCCTGGACGCCGATGCCGACCGCCAGAAGCTGATCGACGGCCTCACCAGGACCTTGGACAACGTCCGCGCCTGCGTCGCCGACTGGCGCGCCATGCGCGACCGCGTCGAGGAAGCGATCAAGACTTTCTCTTCAAATCCGCCACCGCTGCCGATCGACGAGGTCGCCGAAGCCAACCAGTTCCTGCAGTGGCTCTGCGCGGACAATTTCACCTTCCTTGGCGTGCGCGAATATCGCTTCTCGCCCGACAGCGATGCGTCCGACGACATTACAACCGGCGAAGGCCTCGGCATCTTGCGCGACCCCGATGTGAAGGTCCTGCGCCGCGGCACCGAAATGGTGGTGATGACGTCGGAAATTCGCGAGTTCATGCGCGAGCCAACCTTGCTGATCGTCGTCAAGGCCAATGTCTCCAGCCGCGTCCATCGCCGCATCCGGATGGATTATGTCGGCATCAAGCTCTATACGCTCGACGGCCGGCTCGAGGGCGAATTGCGCGTTGTCGGCCTGTTCACCTCAGGCGCCTATACCCGCTCGGTACGACAGATTCCTTATGTCCGCCACAAGGTTTCGCGGGCGCTCCAGCGCGCCGGCTTCGACCCGAACGGCCATTCCGGCAAGGCGCTCATGCATATTCTCGAAGAATATCCGCGTGACGAACTGTTCCAGATCGACGTCGACACTCTCTACAATTTCGTCATCGAGATCCTGATCCTCTACGAGCGCCCCCGCGTCCGGGCGCTGGCGCGAGTGGACAAGTTCGATCGCTTCGTATCCATCCTCACCTTCATTCCACGCGAGAAATACGACACCGACGTCCGCACCCGTGTCGGTGCCTTCTTGTCGCAGGTCTACAAGGGGACCCTGGCCGCCTCCTACGTATCATTCCCTGAAGGGGCGCTTGCGCGGGTCCACTACATCGTCGGACGCTATGAAGGCAAAACTCCCGTGGTCGAGCGCGCCACGCTCGAAGCCGGGATCAGCGCCATTGCCGCGACCTGGGCCGACAAGCTGAAGGCCGCGCTCACTGCGTCAACCGATGGCATGCGGGCACGCATGCTCACCAACCGCTATGCCCAAGCGTTTAGCGGCGGCTATACCGAGGTTTTTACTGCGGAACAGGCGATCATCGATATCGACACCATCGAAAAGCTCACGCCGATCCGTCCGGTGACGATTTCGGTTCATCGCGACGATGGCGAGGACGATCCCAGGCGCTTCGGTCTAAAGGTGTTCTCGGACGCGGCACCGCTGTCGCTGTCCTATCGCGTGCCCGTGATCGAAAATCACGGCCTGCGCGTGGTCAACGAACGTACCTATCAGATCGTACCCCGCACCAGGCAGGTGCCGGTATGGCTGCACGACATGACGATCGAGACTAGCGACCGCGAGCCGATCGAGATCAACCCGGAGCTCAGCCAGCGCCTGGAAGCCTCGATCATGGCGGTGGTCGGCGATCGCGCCGAATCCGATGGATATAACGCGCTCATCCTGCGCACAGCCCTGGGCTGGCGGGAAGTCTCGACCATCCGGGCGCTGTCGCGCTACCTGCACCAGATCCGCGCTCCGTTCACCCAGGATTATATGTGGGAGACCTTGCGCAAGAACGCCACGATCACGGCCACCCTCCTCGCGCTGTTCCAGACTCGCCTCGATCCACGCCTCGCCTCCACGGAGCCCGAGCGCTCGGCACGCGAGACGGCCCTGCTTGCCGAGATCGAAGAGCAGCTCAAATCCGTCGCCTCGCTCGATGAAGACCGCATCCTGCGCCGCTTCACCAATCTGGTGCAGGCAACCATCCGCACCAATCTGTGGCAGGTTGGCGAGGATGGACATCCGCGTCCGGTGATCTCCTTCAAGTTCGACGCGCGCCGGATCGACGACCTGCCGGTTCCACGACCTCTCTACGAGATCTTCGTCTATTCACCTCTTGTCGAAGGAATTCACCTGCGCTTCGGCAAGGTTGCGCGCGGTGGCTTGCGCTGGTCCGACCGGCCGCAGGATTTCCGTACCGAGATCCTCGGCCTAGTGAAAGCGCAGCAGGTGAAGAACGCCGTGATCGTGCCGGTCGGCGCCAAGGGCGGCTTCGTGCCCAAGCGCCTGCCGGCGCCTTCCAACCGCGACGCGTGGCTCGCGGAAGGTACCGAAGCCTATCGCATCTTCGTTCGCTCGCTGCTCGAACTTACCGACAATCTCGACGGCGACATCGTCGTGCCGCCCGAATCCACCGTGCGCCATGACGTCGACGACCCCTACCTTGTCGTCGCCGCCGACAAGGGCACCGCCACCTTCTCCGACGTCGCCAATGCGATATCGGTCGAGAAGAACCATTGGCTGGGCGATGCCTTCGCCTCCGGCGGCAGTCAGGGCTATGACCACAAGAAGATGGGGATCACGGCGCGCGGCGCCTGGGAGGCGGTCAAACGCCACTTCCGCGAACTCGGCACAGACATCCAGACCATGCCGTTTACCGCGGTCGGCGTAGGCGACATGTCCGGCGACGTTTTCGGCAATGGCATGCTGCTCTCGCCGGCGACAAAGCTTGTGGCGGCTTTCGATCATCGCGACATCTTCATCGATCCCTCGCCTGATCCTTCGATCAGCTTCGCCGAGCGCAAGCGCCTGTTCGACCTGCCGCGATCGAGCTGGCAGGACTACGACAAGTCGCTGATCTCGCAGGGCGGCGGCGTGTTCTCGCGCCAGCTCAAGGCGATTCCGCTCGCTCCTGAAGTGCGCACCCTGCTCGATCTCGACAAGCCGCAAGCCACGCCTTTCGAGGTGATGACGGCGATCCTGAAGGCGCGCGGGGACCTCTTGTGGTTTGGCGGCATCGGCACCTATGTCCGCTCCTCCGGGGAAACCGAGGATCAGGTCGGCGACCGCGCCAACGATCCGATCCGCATCACGGGCGGCGACGTGCGCGCCCGGGTGATCGGCGAAGGTGCCAATCTCGGCGTCACCCAGCGCGGCCGCATTGAAGCGGCGCAGAAGGGCGTCAAGCTCAATAACGACGCCATCGACAATTCGGCCGGCGTGAACACGTCGGACGTCGAAGTCAATATCAAGATCGCGCTGGCGCGCCTCGAGCGCGAGGGACGCCTCAGCCCCGTCGACCGCAACAGCCTGCTAGCCGCGATGACCGACGAGGTCGGCGCGCTGGTGCTGCGCAACAACTATCTGCAGACGCTGGCGCTCTCGCTCGCTGAGCGCAAGGGCGTCGCCGAGACCGGCTTCCTCACCCGCCTGATGCAGTCGCTCGAGCAGCGCGGCTTACTTAGCCGCGCGGTGGAGTTCCTGCCCGACGACGCAGCGCTCACCGAGCGCACACGGCGTGGCCAGTTCCTGACGCGGCCCGAGCTTGCCGTGTTGCTCGCCTACGCCAAGCTGACCCTCTACGATGACCTGCTCGTCACCAACGTGCCCGATGACCCCTATCTTGCTCGCGAACTATCTCAGTATTTTCCGCGCGAGGTTCAGGACAAATTCCCGACAGCGGTCGAATTCCATCGACTGCGGCGGGAGATCATCGCGACCAGCCTCGCCAATGCGGTGATCAACCGCGGCGGCCCCGCCTGCGTCGTGCGCCTGATCGACGAGACGGACGCCGATATCCCGACCATCGTCATGGCCTACGTGGCGGTCGATGAATGCTACGGGCTGAAGTGGCTCAATGACGCGATCGATGCGCTCGATACCTTCATCGATGGGCAGGTGCAGCTGTCTCTCTACGCTTTTGTGCAAGACCTACTGCTCTCCCGCATGGTCTGGTACGTGCGCAATGTCGATTTCACGGACAGGCTGGAGGCCGTCGTCGCGCGCTTCGGCCCGGCTATTCGCCAGATCGTCGCCGGGCTCGACACCACCCTGCCGCCGGACTTGCAGGCCGCACGTGCCAAACGTCGGCAGGACCTGACCGATGCCGGTGTCCCGGCCGGCCTCGCCAGCGAGCTCGCCGATCTCGACGCCCTGGTCTCGGCACCCGACATCGTGACGGTTGCGGAGCGCACCACCCGCCCCATCGGCGACGCCGCCGCGACCTTCTTCGCCGCCGAGGCGAATTTTCGTCTCGACCGCATCATCGCCGCCGCGCGCGGCGTGCCGGCAAGCGATTATTTCGAACGCATGGCCATCGATCGCGCCGTGGAGCAGATCGCCGGCGCCGAAAGAAGACTGGCCGCGGATATGCTGGCAACCGGCCAGTCCGGCCAGCAGGCTGTCGAGACGTGGCTTGCGGCGCACCCCGAGGCGACGCGGATCCGCCGCTCGGTGGAGGAGATTGCTGCGGGCGGCCTGACGCTCGCGAAGCTGACGGTGGCCGCGAACTTGCTGGGGGACCTGGTCAAAGCCTGA